One window of the Populus trichocarpa isolate Nisqually-1 chromosome 9, P.trichocarpa_v4.1, whole genome shotgun sequence genome contains the following:
- the LOC7469610 gene encoding probable indole-3-acetic acid-amido synthetase GH3.1 gives MAVDNALSSPLGPPACEKDAKALQFLEEMTRNADSVQEDVLAKILTQNSEVEYLKRFNLDGAIDRETFKSKIPMIRYEDLQPEIQRIANGDRSSILSAHPISEFLTSSGTSAGERKLMPTIKQELDRRQLLYSLLMPVMNLYVPGLDKGKGLYFLFVKSETRTPGGLLARPVLTSYYKSDHFKTRPYDPYNVYTSPNEAILCADSFQSMYTQMLCGLLEREQVLRVGAVFASGLLRAIRFLQLHWRELSDDIESGMLNKKITDPTVKDCMVNILKPNPKLAEFVRMECGKENWEGIITRIWPNTKYLDVIVTGAMAQYIPTLDYYSGGLPKACTMYASSECYFGLNLNPMCKPSEVCYTIMPNMAYFEFLPHEPAGISQDSTPKLVDLADVELGKEYELVITTYAGLYRYRVGDILRVTGFHNSAPQFHFVRRKNVLLSIDSDKTDEAELQTAVENASQLLREFNTSVVEYTSHADTKTIPGHYVIYWELLVKDSANSPGDEVLNQCCLAMEESLNSVYRQGRVADNSIGPLEIRVVKNGTFEELMDYAISRGASINQYKVPRCVNFTPIMELLDSRVVSKHFSPALPRWAPERRR, from the exons ATGGCTGTTGATAATGCTCTTTCATCACCTCTTGGTCCTCCAGCGTGTGAGAAAGATGCTAAAGCTCTTCAATTCCTCGAGGAAATGACTAGAAATGCTGACTCCGTTCAAGAGGATGTTTTGGCTAAAATCTTGACCCAAAACTCCGAGGTTGAGTACTTAAAACGGTTCAATCTTGATGGTGCAATTGACCGTGAGACTTTTAAGTCTAAAATCCCCATGATTAGATACGAGGATCTTCAGCCTGAAATTCAACGAATTGCTAATGGAGATCGCTCTTCCATCTTATCAGCTCACCCCATCTCAGAATTCCTCACTAG ttCCGGGACATCTGCTGGTGAAAGAAAGCTCATGCCAACAATTAAACAAGAGCTGGATCGTCGCCAATTATTGTATAGTTTACTCATGCCAGTAATGAACCT TTACGTGCCTGGGTTAGACAAAGGCAAAGGCTTATACTTCTTGTTTGTGAAATCTGAAACAAGAACCCCAGGAGGTCTCTTGGCTCGTCCGGTGCTTACAAGCTATTACAAGAGTGACCACTTCAAGACACGTCCATATGATCCTTACAACGTGTACACAAGCCCGAATGAGGCCATTCTTTGTGCAGATTCATTCCAGAGCATGTACACTCAGATGCTCTGTGGCCTTCTAGAGCGCGAACAAGTGCTCAGGGTCGGTGCAGTCTTTGCCTCCGGCCTCCTCCGTGCTATAAGGTTTCTCCAGCTTCACTGGCGTGAACTTTCTGATGATATCGAGTCAGGAATGCTAAACAAGAAAATCACTGACCCGACGGTCAAAGATTGCATGGTGAATATTCTGAAACCGAACCCAAAGCTCGCAGAGTTTGTCAGGATGGAGTGTGGTAAGGAAAATTGGGAAGGGATCATTACAAGAATTTGGCCTAACACCAAATATCTTGACGTGATCGTCACTGGAGCCATGGCCCAATATATCCCTACCCTTGACTACTACAGTGGTGGCTTACCTAAAGCATGCACCATGTATGCCTCATCAGAATGTTACTTTGGGTTGAACCTCAACCCAATGTGCAAGCCATCAGAAGTTTGCTACACAATCATGCCGAATATGGCCTACTTTGAGTTTTTACCCCATGAGCCTGCTGGGATCAGTCAGGATTCAACTCCAAAACTTGTTGATCTTGCTGATGTTGAATTGGGTAAAGAATACGAGCTTGTTATCACAACCTACGCCGGTTTATACAGGTATCGAGTTGGTGACATCCTTCGAGTTACTGGGTTCCACAACTCAGCTCCTCAATTCCATTTCGTACGAAGAAAGAATGTATTGCTCAGTATTGACTCAGACAAAACAGATGAGGCCGAGTTACAAACGGCCGTCGAGAATGCATCGCAACTTCTACGTGAATTCAACACAAGTGTAGTTGAATACACAAGCCATGCCGATACAAAGACGATTCCAGGGCACTATGTGATTTACTGGGAATTATTGGTCAAAGACTCAGCAAACTCTCCTGGTGACGAGGTACTGAACCAATGTTGCCTTGCCATGGAAGAATCTTTGAACTCGGTGTATCGACAAGGTCGAGTCGCAGATAATTCAATTGGACCACTAGAGATACGTGTGGTTAAAAATGGTACATTTGAGGAGCTGATGGATTATGCGATTTCAAGGGGGGCATCCATTAATCAGTATAAGGTACCAAGGTGCGTTAATTTTACTCCGATCATGGAGTTGCTTGATTCTAGGGTGGTATCCAAGCATTTTAGCCCAGCTTTGCCACGTTGGGCCCCGGAAAGAAGAAGGTGA